In one Salvelinus fontinalis isolate EN_2023a unplaced genomic scaffold, ASM2944872v1 scaffold_0070, whole genome shotgun sequence genomic region, the following are encoded:
- the LOC129842819 gene encoding heme oxygenase-like, whose protein sequence is MEPEKKMQTQVELTDSDLSEQIKAVTKDSHVRAENTELMLAYQRGNVSLTQYKLLLCSLYEIYQALEEALDNNSNHPSVAPIYFPLELARLESVERDLEHFYGQDWREKIVVPAATKIYAHRLRQIGKDNPEYLVAHAYTRYLGDLSGGQVLGRITQKSLGLKGGEGLSFFSFPGVSSPNLFKQLYRSRMNSIELEEEERKGMLEEAVRAFELNIQVFDDLQKMVSVTDRESELMHTTTRNRCTRHTSTHSKLADGEKLTARSLQIQTSLVNASPLFRMVLGICVALATVGMGIYAF, encoded by the exons ATGGAGCCAGAGAAGAAGATGCAGACACAAGTGGAGCTCACAGACAG tgaTCTGTCTGAGCAGATTAAAGCTGTAACCAAGGACAGCCATGTCAGAGCAGAGAACACTGAGCTGATGCTGGCCTACCAGAGAGGAAACGTCAGTCTGACACAGTACAAG CTTCTCCTGTGCTCCCTCTATGAGATCTATCAAGCACTAGAGGAAGCTCTGGACAACAACTCCAACCACCCGAGTGTCGCGCCTATATACTTCCCCCTGGAACTAGCACGGCTGGAGTCAGTGGAGAGAGACCTGGAGCATTTCTATGGgcaggactggagagagaagatTGTTGTACCGGCTGCCACTAAAATATATGCCCATAGACTCAGACAG aTCGGCAAAGACAACCCTGAGTACCTAGTGGCCCACGCATACACCCGCTACCTCGGCGATCTATCTGGCGGACAAGTCCTTGGCCGCATTACCCAGAAGTCTCTGGGGCTGAAGGGTGGCGAGGGTCTGTCGTTCTTTTCCTTCCCGGGCGTGAGCAGCCCCAACCTGTTCAAACAGCTGTACAGGAGTAGAATGAACAGCAtagagctggaggaggaggagaggaaaggaatgtTGGAGGAGGCTGTCAGAGCCTTCGAGTTGAACAtccag GTCTTTGACGATCTTCAGAAGATGGTGTCTGTGACAGACAGGGAAAGTGAGCTCATGCATACGACAACCAGAAATAGATGCACAAGACACACGTCGACACACTCCAAACTGGCTGATG GAGAGAAACTGACGGCTAGATCCCTTCAGATCCAGACCAGTCTGGTCAACGCATCACCCCTCTTCAGAATGGTGCTGGGGATCTGTGTAGCCCTGGCAACGGTTGGCATGGGAATCTATGCTTTCTAA
- the LOC129842820 gene encoding HMG domain-containing protein 4-like codes for MEGEVGLVTSRSQREKKRSYKDFLRDEDDDLVADEEQLVVKERKCKKSYKKERRHSGDHTHPHSWTNGSAGPELYVLSHHQYDHQTCESPDEWLTEGERIEESRDESTMPSFWMYMDDQQNEIRAEASTASCSFMTPDTTDSPMLTGPEVDPVNAAAHLQLLGESLSHIGHRLQGTKEMMAVSGSLSVLLDSLLCALAPLACLTSLVPELRSCPSHSHTLAKTLDNIAYVMPGL; via the exons atggagggagaggtgggcctTGTGACCAGCCGCAGTCAGAGGGAGAAGAAAAGATCCTACAAAGATTTCCTGAGAGATGAGGATGATGACCTAGTGGCGGACGAGGAACAACTTGTTGTCAAAGAACGCAAATGCAAGAAGTCAtacaagaaggagaggagacattcAG GTGACCACACCCACCCCCACAGTTGGACCAATGGCAGTGCAGGACCGGAGTTGTATGTTCTCTCCCATCACCAGTACGACCACCAGACCTGTGAATCACCAGACGAATGgttgacagagggggagagaattGAGGAA AGTAGGGATGAGTCTACCATGCCATCGTTCTGGATGTACATGGACGACCAGCAGAACGAGATAAGAGCGGAGGCCTCTACAGCTAGTTGCAGTTTCATGACCCCTGATACCACAGACTCACCCATGTTGACAGGGCCTGAGGTAGACCCAGTGAACGCGGCGGCCCACCTACAGCTGCTGGGGGAATCGCTGTCTCACATTGGCCACCGGCTTCAGGGAACTAAG gagatgATGGCAGTGTCAGGTAgtctgtctgtgttactggaCTCTCTACTGTGTGCCCTGGCTCCCCTGGCCTGTCTCACCTCTCTGGTCCCCGAGCTACGCAGCTGCccttcacactcacacacactg GCAAAGACTCTGGACAACATTGCCTATGTGATGCCTGGTTTGTGA
- the LOC129842836 gene encoding zinc finger CCCH domain-containing protein 13-like yields MTDVLPGSHAGTPEPELRLVLLGTIGCGKTLSGDTLLGQSSSGSPSSSGSSPRLCQLRRGTSEGRRLTVVEAPRWYWSGGHMEAGVRKETERALELAAQGPHAFLLLVPVGQFTEVERRVPAELEEVFGEGVLKHTMVLFTCGDYLMGRGAGQYLEGEDSGLREVIDRCGGQYHVINNRRPQDREQVRELLEKVENMVQKNRGCYIRQNTLQREMEEQAMERERELKEKVDEQARERERELKEKVEEQARERARELKKVEEQASERERELKKVEEQVRERERELKEKVEEQARERERELKRYKVKEEKETVLESRHVTNTEARRYCGSQKREVTSNSAIERRREEEREEIKRGEESEEMENWKEELEKIKKERDEIMKSRKEKEEMERKIEEEWEKRRKDEMEKRMKRRGRERELKEKVEEQARERERELKEKVDEQARGREMELKEKVEEQARGRERELKEKVEEQARGRERELKEKVEEQARGRERELKEKVEEQARERERELKEKVEEQARRRERELKEKVEEQARGRERELKEKVEEQARERERELESRHVTNTETRRYWGNRKREVTPNSAIERRGEEEREEIKRRREEMERKRREEGEDMEEKVTVKPLVNCLQSTPTPTPQQQPTEPQNGGSALFTRIPSFHLTEEGAILSQLSELEAKPAQKVVNTFCHRINSFGEKTTSSSSSSSSQSELRVVLLGRSGSGKSAAGNIILGREEFVSRPDITTAVTQDCQKSRALVAGRRVAVVDTPDWFRSEHPPDVVRSQLSSCVALSAPGPHAFILCVPVDQPAQAELQALGALEKVFGPGAVRTHTLVLFTHSDRLKESGKVGVEGVEKYISSQRRDLLELVKRCGDRYHVMERGSGGEEEEERKRRSVVELLEKVEQTVREGGGECFSCPLFQEAEDRVRQRQKEIVRERRGRGEEVKRQALHSYSMQPLRETEEEVDEEEIERTREEAEKSVSALELENLPSLSSSSAWSSSLLRSVWEMVGAGASKVASKVPKLTAGGALLGGVVGVFFGGPIGGAIGATAGSVVTEVGRRRFSKTKNSAEETDATGRIEGEILDKVLKTE; encoded by the exons ATGACTGACGTCCTCCCCGGCAGCCATGCCGGAACTCCAGAGCCAGAGCTCCGCCTGGTCCTCCTAGGGACCATCGGCTGTGGCAAGACCCTGTCAGGAGACACCCTCCTGGGACAGTCCTCCTCcggctctccttcctcctctggttCTTCCCCCAGGCTTTGCCAGCTGAGGCGTGGGACCTCTGAGGGCCGGAGGTTGACTGTGGTGGAGGCCCCTCGCTGGTACTGGAGCGGGGGCCACATGGAGGCTGGGgtgaggaaggagacagagagggcacTTGAGCTGGCTGCCCAGGGGCCACACGCCTTCCTGCTGCTGGTTCCTGTCGGCCAGTTCACTGAG GTGGAGCGCAGAGTGCCCGCTGAGCTGGAGGAGGTGTTTGGGGAGGGGGTGTTGAAACACACCATGGTGCTGTTCACCTGTGGAGACTACCTGATGGGCCGGGGGGCGGGACAGTACCTGGAGGGAGAGGACTCTGGGCTCAGGGAGGTGATTGACAGGTGTGGGGGCCAATACCATGTCATCAACAACCGCCGACCGCAGGACAGGGAGCAGGTCAGGGAGCTGCTGGAGAAG GTGGAGAACATGGTACAAAAGAACAGAGGATGCTACATACGACAAAACACtctgcagagagagatggaagaacaagcgatggagagagagagggaactgaaGGAGAAGGTGGACGAacaagcgagggagagagagagggaactgaaGGAGAAGGTGGAAGAacaagcgagggagagagcgagggaactGAAGAAGGTGGAAGAacaagcgagcgagagagagagggaactgaaGAAGGTGGAAGAacaagtgagggagagagagagggaactgaaGGAGAAGGTGGAAGAacaagcgagggagagagagagagaactgaagaGGTACAAAgtgaaggaggagaaagagactgTGCTGGAATCTAGACACGTCACAAACACTGAGGCACGCAGATATTGTGGAAGCCAGAAAAGAGAGGTtacatctaactctgctatagagaggagaagagaggaagagagggaagagatcaagagaggggaagagagtgaggAGATGGAAAACTGGAAGGAAGAGCTGGagaagataaagaaagagagggatgagataaTGAAGAGCaggaaagagaaggaagagatggagagaaaaatagaggaagagtgggagaagagaagaaaagatgagatggagaagagaatgaagagaagggggagagagagggaactgaaGGAGAAGGTGGAAGAacaagcgagggagagagagagggaactgaaGGAGAAGGTGGACGAacaagcgagggggagagagatggaactGAAGGAGAAGGTGGAAGAacaagcgagggggagagagagggaactgaaGGAGAAGGTGGAAGAacaagcgagggggagagagagggaactgaaGGAGAAGGTGGAAGAacaagcgagggggagagagagggaactgaaGGAGAAGGTGGAAGAacaagcgagggagagagagagggaactgaaGGAGAAGGTGGAAGAACaagcgaggaggagagagagggaactgaaGGAGAAGGTGGAAGAacaagcgagggggagagagagggaactgaaGGAGAAGGTGGAAGAacaagcgagggagagagagagggaactggaATCTAGACACGTCACCAACACAGAGACACGCAGATATTGGGGAAACAGGAAAAGAGAGGTTACACCTAACTCtgctatagagagaagaggagaggaagagagggaagagatcaagaggagaagggaagagatggagaggaaaagaagggaagagggggaagataTGGAAGAGAAAGTGACTGTGAAACCCTTGGTTAACTGTCTTcaatcaacaccaacaccaacaccacagcaGCAGCCAACAGAGCCCCAGAATGGTGGTTCAGCACTGTTCACGAGGATCCCTAGTTTCCATCTGACTGAAG AGGGCGCTATACTCTCACAGCTGTCTGAACTCGAAGCAAAACCAGCCCAGAAAGTTGTTAATACCT TCTGCCACAGAATCAACAGCTTTGGAGAGAagacaacctcctcctcctcctcctcctcctcccagtcaGAGTTGCGTGTGGTTCTGCTgggtaggtcagggtcagggaagAGTGCAGCAGGTAATATCATACTGGGTCGGGAGGAGTTTGTGTCTCGACCAGACATTACCACAGCCGTCACTCAGGACTGTCAGAAGAGCAGGGCCCTCGTCGCCGGGAGACGG gtGGCAGTGGTGGACACTCCAGACTGGTTCCGCTCCGAGCACCCTCCAGACGTGGTCCGTTCCCAGCTGTCGTCCTGTGTGGCCCTCTCGGCCCCTGGCCCCCATGCCTTCATCCTCTGTGTCCCCGTGGACCAACCAGCCCAGGCAGAGCTACAGGCTCTAGGGGCCCTAGAGAAAGTCTTTGGTCCCGGGGCGGTCCGGACCCACACCCTGGTCCTCTTCACTCACTCCGATCGGTTGAAGGAGAGCGGGAAAGTGGGAGTGGAAGGAGTGGAGAAGTATATTTCCAGCCAGAGGAGAGATTTGTTGGAGTTGGTTAAACGATGTGGGGATCGGTATCatgtgatggagagagggagcggaggagaagaggaggaggagaggaagaggaggagtgtgGTGGAGTTATTGGAGAAGGTGGAGCAgacggtgagagagggaggaggagagtgttTCTCCTGCCCGCTCTTCCAGGAGGCGGAGGATAGGGTGAGACAGCGACAGAAGGAGatagtgagggagaggagaggaagaggagaggaggtgaagagaCAAGCGCTTCATTCCTACTCCATGCAGCccttgagagagacagaggaagaggtggatgaggaggagatagagagaacgagagaggaggCGGAGAAGAGTGTGAGCGCCCTGGAATTGGAAAATCTTCCCTCGCTCTCGTCCTCCTCTGCATGGTCTTCGTCGCTCCTTCGCTCGGTGTGGGAGATGGTGGGGGCGGGAGCAAGTAAGGTAGCGAGTAAGGTCCCCAAGCTGACGGCTGGAGGTGCGCTGCTGGGTGGGGTGGTGGGCGTCTTCTTTGGAGGGCCCATAGGGGGCGCTATAGGAGCCACTGCTGGATCTGTGGTCACTGAGGTGGGGAGAAGGAGGTTTAGCAAGACAAAGAACTCAGCAGAAGAGACAGACGCCACAGGAAGAATAGAGGGAGAAATCTTGGACAAAGTGTTGAAAACTGAGTGA
- the LOC129842825 gene encoding T-cell acute lymphocytic leukemia protein 1 homolog isoform X1: MLGERDRTAEGVRGAVAGCLPTGTMIEKLNPPSASPPSDPLSESERLSPQQAPSPASLDASSPPQVNEPGSLEDRFVPPSPPASPPPPPESPTKLLDHLAATNIAPEPPVAMETNNTKGGGFIRSSPKAPSSSPPPLLPAPVSTSTTPAVLPQSSSSSSSFSSIAPLPPHIPVISLGHSKPPHPLSLPSNTPLTTLHPIPNHPHHHDPYHHTHHHGGIRLTQLTSLSGTRPGAPPFSSQGPLLPHQYLPSHHFFNSSHLCPSGNYGIFSSRSIKRRPSSHYELDLSDAGPPQKLARRVFTNSRERWRQQNVNGAFSDLRRLIPTHPPDKKLSKNEILRLAMKYIDFLVTLLNDQSQDKARGSPEEETQDERAQAGLNNKDMHPLFQGDTPSSTMVHHDRGDSTDSSIALATSPTSSCDSNTDSEDNLGCGARSSMVVPRGIPGKVKGQIRTVVTLASDQR; encoded by the exons ATgctgggtgagagagacagaacagcggAAGGGGTGAGGGGTGCAGTGGCGGGGTGCCTTCCCACAGGTACCATGATCGAGAAACTGAACCccccctctgcctcccctccCTCTGACCCCCTATCGGAGTCTGAACGACTGAGCCCTCAGCAGGCCCCCTCACCGGCTTCACTTGACGCTAGCAGCCCACCTCAGGTTAATGAACCAGGGAGTTTGGAAGACAGGTTTGTCCCACCTAGcccccctgcctcccctcctccacctccagagTCCCCTACCAAGTTGCTTGACCACCTTGCCGCCACCAACATCGCACCTGAACCACCGGTTGCCATGGAAACAAACAACACCAAGGGAGGAGGTTTCATTCGCTCCTCTCCGAaagccccctcctcctctccgccTCCCCTCCTCCCAGCCCCAGTGTCTACATCCACTACCCCTGCCGTCCTCCcccaatcctcctcctcttcttcctccttttcctctattgcccccctccctccccacatCCCTGTTATTAGTCTGGGACACAGtaaacccccccaccccctctccctccccagtaACACCCCTCTAACTACCCTGCACCCCATCCCCAACCACCCCCATCACCATGACCCTTAccaccacacccaccaccacGGGGGCATCCGCCTCACCCAGCTCACCTCCCTGTCAGGGACCAGACCAGGGGCCCCACCGTTCTCCTCCCAGGGCCCCCTGCTGCCCCACCAGTACCTGCCATCACACCACTTCTTCAACAG ttcTCATCTCTGTCCCTCTGGTAACTATGGAATCTTTTCCAGTAGAAGCATCAAGAGACGGCCCTCCTCACACTATGAGTTGGATCTCAGTGATG CGGGCCCTCCTCAGAAGCTGGCGAGGCGTGTGTTCACCAACAGCCGGGAGCGCTGGCGCCAGCAGAACGTCAACGGGGCCTTCTCAGACCTCCGCAGGCTCATCCCCACCCACCCTCCGGACAAGAAGCTCTCCAAGAATGAGATCCTCCGCCTGGCCATGAAGTACATCGACTTCCTTGTCACCCTGCTCAACGACCAGTCTCAAGACAAAGCCAGGGGCTCGCCTGAGGAGGAGACCCAGGATGAGAGGGCCCAAGCGGGGCTGAACAACAAGGATATGCACCCACTTTTCCAGGGTGACACTCCCTCTTCAACTATGGTCCACCACGACAGAGGAGACTCCACAGACTCATCGATCGCCTTGGCAACCTCCCCGACCTCCAGTTGCGATAGCAACACAGACAGCGAGGATAACCTGGGGTGCGGAGCGAGGAGCTCCATGGTGGTGCCGCGGGGCATTCCGggaaaggtcaaaggtcagattcGGACTGTGGTGACACTTGCCAGTGACCAGCGGTGA
- the LOC129842825 gene encoding T-cell acute lymphocytic leukemia protein 1-like isoform X2, with the protein MLGERDRTAEGVRGAVAGCLPTGTMIEKLNPPSASPPSDPLSESERLSPQQAPSPASLDASSPPQVNEPGSLEDRFVPPSPPASPPPPPESPTKLLDHLAATNIAPEPPVAMETNNTKGGGFIRSSPKAPSSSPPPLLPAPVSTSTTPAVLPQSSSSSSSFSSIAPLPPHIPVISLGHSKPPHPLSLPSNTPLTTLHPIPNHPHHHDPYHHTHHHGGIRLTQLTSLSGTRPGAPPFSSQGPLLPHQYLPSHHFFNRSIKRRPSSHYELDLSDAGPPQKLARRVFTNSRERWRQQNVNGAFSDLRRLIPTHPPDKKLSKNEILRLAMKYIDFLVTLLNDQSQDKARGSPEEETQDERAQAGLNNKDMHPLFQGDTPSSTMVHHDRGDSTDSSIALATSPTSSCDSNTDSEDNLGCGARSSMVVPRGIPGKVKGQIRTVVTLASDQR; encoded by the exons ATgctgggtgagagagacagaacagcggAAGGGGTGAGGGGTGCAGTGGCGGGGTGCCTTCCCACAGGTACCATGATCGAGAAACTGAACCccccctctgcctcccctccCTCTGACCCCCTATCGGAGTCTGAACGACTGAGCCCTCAGCAGGCCCCCTCACCGGCTTCACTTGACGCTAGCAGCCCACCTCAGGTTAATGAACCAGGGAGTTTGGAAGACAGGTTTGTCCCACCTAGcccccctgcctcccctcctccacctccagagTCCCCTACCAAGTTGCTTGACCACCTTGCCGCCACCAACATCGCACCTGAACCACCGGTTGCCATGGAAACAAACAACACCAAGGGAGGAGGTTTCATTCGCTCCTCTCCGAaagccccctcctcctctccgccTCCCCTCCTCCCAGCCCCAGTGTCTACATCCACTACCCCTGCCGTCCTCCcccaatcctcctcctcttcttcctccttttcctctattgcccccctccctccccacatCCCTGTTATTAGTCTGGGACACAGtaaacccccccaccccctctccctccccagtaACACCCCTCTAACTACCCTGCACCCCATCCCCAACCACCCCCATCACCATGACCCTTAccaccacacccaccaccacGGGGGCATCCGCCTCACCCAGCTCACCTCCCTGTCAGGGACCAGACCAGGGGCCCCACCGTTCTCCTCCCAGGGCCCCCTGCTGCCCCACCAGTACCTGCCATCACACCACTTCTTCAACAG AAGCATCAAGAGACGGCCCTCCTCACACTATGAGTTGGATCTCAGTGATG CGGGCCCTCCTCAGAAGCTGGCGAGGCGTGTGTTCACCAACAGCCGGGAGCGCTGGCGCCAGCAGAACGTCAACGGGGCCTTCTCAGACCTCCGCAGGCTCATCCCCACCCACCCTCCGGACAAGAAGCTCTCCAAGAATGAGATCCTCCGCCTGGCCATGAAGTACATCGACTTCCTTGTCACCCTGCTCAACGACCAGTCTCAAGACAAAGCCAGGGGCTCGCCTGAGGAGGAGACCCAGGATGAGAGGGCCCAAGCGGGGCTGAACAACAAGGATATGCACCCACTTTTCCAGGGTGACACTCCCTCTTCAACTATGGTCCACCACGACAGAGGAGACTCCACAGACTCATCGATCGCCTTGGCAACCTCCCCGACCTCCAGTTGCGATAGCAACACAGACAGCGAGGATAACCTGGGGTGCGGAGCGAGGAGCTCCATGGTGGTGCCGCGGGGCATTCCGggaaaggtcaaaggtcagattcGGACTGTGGTGACACTTGCCAGTGACCAGCGGTGA